The following nucleotide sequence is from Pseudonocardia sp. C8.
CCTGCGGCTGCGGGAGACCGCGTTCCGGGACCCGCAGTCGTACTTCCGGCGGTTCGCCGAGCTGGACCACGACGCCGCCGTCGCCCGCGCGGAGTCGATCTGGGCGTCGATCAACGCGCCGAACCTGGAGCAGAACATCCTGCCGACCCGGTCGCGGGCCAGCCTCGTGCTGACCAAGGGGGCCGACCACGACGTGACCCGGGTGCGGCTGCGCAAGCTCTAGCAGCGCGCCGCCCGCACCACCGGTGGGAGGCTTTGGCACGATGGACGGATGGGTGGCAACTCCGGTGGCAACGAGGGCGGCACGGCGGTGACCAGCAGGTTCGAGACGCCCGACGACGAGGTGGCCGCCCGCCTGCGGCTCGCCGTCGGCCGGCTCAACCGGCGGATCCGGATCGACGGCAGCGAGTCGCTGCCGCCCCTGCAGCTGTCCACCCTGGTCACCGTCGAGCAGCACGGGCCGCTGCGGCTCTCCGAGCTCGCCCGCCGCGAGGGGGTCACCGCGCCGACGATGTCGCGGGTGCTGTCCGCGCTGGACGACCAGGGGATGGTGCTGCGTGCCCCCGACCCCGGCGACGCCCGCGGTGTCCTCGTGTCCATCTCCGACGACGGCCGGGGCAAGCTGCGCGACATCCGCAGCCAGCGCACCGCGCTCATCTCCCGGCGACTCGACCGGCTCGACGCCGAGCAGCGCGCCGCGCTGGAGGCGGCACTGCCCGCGCTGGAGGCGTTGATCGTCCCCGAGGAGGACTGAGCGCACCGGTTCCCGGCACCCGGGCGGACGGTCGCGGAGGCACACCCGGGTACGTGACGGACCGTCCGGCCCTGTCGATCTGCGCGGTCGCGCCCTGTGGAGGGCGGGTTCGTGCTGCTCGACGGGCGGAAACGTGCCGCCGGAGCCGTCGTCGTGGTGCCGCCGGGCAGGCCGGGTGCCGGGGGTGCGGTCGTGCGGCCGGGGTCCGTGCCCGAGCCGGGCCGGGCCGGGCGTCAGGCCGGCTCGCCGTCCACCGTCACGACGATCTCCGAGCCGTCGTCGCGGCGCCCGTCGGCCGCGCTGAGGAGCCCAGCGATCCGCGACGCCTCCGGCAGCGGGTCCGGGTAGTGCCAGAACGCGTCGGCGAGGGTGGTCGCGGGCGCGACCGTGGCGTGCTCGTAGGCGGCCCGGCCCTTGTACGGGCAGTGGGTGCGGGTGTCGCTCGGTGCCAGGTCCGCCGTGACGTCGGCGCGGGGCAGGTACCAGCGGTTCTTCAGACCGGTCTCGGACAGCACCCACGGCGCGCGGGAGTCGGCCAGGACGGTGCGCCGCCCGTCCGGCGCGACGTGCGTGACGACCACGTGCCGCCGGGTCGGCCGGACGTCGACCCGGGTGTAGGGGTCGGTGAGGTGGGCGAAGACCTGCTCGTCCTCGTCGTACCAGGCGTCGGCGGCGTCCCAGTACAGGGCGGCGAGCCCGCGCAGCCAGGCCGCGGCGGCGACCGGCTCCGGGTAGGTCCAGACGGCGTCGTCGCGGCGGCGCCCACCGACCCGCAGCGACCGGTACGTGGCGTCCCCCTTGAACGGGCAGTGCGTGGTGTGCTCGCTCGGGACCAGCGCGCTCGCGTCGAGGTCGTCCTCGGGCACGTAGAGCACGGGCAGCAGGTTCGACTCGTGCAGCAGGTAGCCGCGCCGGGTGTCGAGCACGGTCCGCCCGGCGAACTCGGCCCGGACCCGCCGCGGGAACGGGTGCAGGAGCAGCTTGTGCGGCGGGCCGTCGATCGCGTAGTTCACC
It contains:
- a CDS encoding MarR family winged helix-turn-helix transcriptional regulator, which encodes MGGNSGGNEGGTAVTSRFETPDDEVAARLRLAVGRLNRRIRIDGSESLPPLQLSTLVTVEQHGPLRLSELARREGVTAPTMSRVLSALDDQGMVLRAPDPGDARGVLVSISDDGRGKLRDIRSQRTALISRRLDRLDAEQRAALEAALPALEALIVPEED
- a CDS encoding DUF427 domain-containing protein — translated: MGLTRSDGPLSPYAPATVNYAIDGPPHKLLLHPFPRRVRAEFAGRTVLDTRRGYLLHESNLLPVLYVPEDDLDASALVPSEHTTHCPFKGDATYRSLRVGGRRRDDAVWTYPEPVAAAAWLRGLAALYWDAADAWYDEDEQVFAHLTDPYTRVDVRPTRRHVVVTHVAPDGRRTVLADSRAPWVLSETGLKNRWYLPRADVTADLAPSDTRTHCPYKGRAAYEHATVAPATTLADAFWHYPDPLPEASRIAGLLSAADGRRDDGSEIVVTVDGEPA